From the Trueperaceae bacterium genome, one window contains:
- a CDS encoding YigZ family protein — protein MAYRTLARPAEREREIRGSRFRARVAPIDVPEDAAAHLAAARAEHPDATHHVSAWRFGDAMGADDDGEPGGTSGRPMLEVLLKRDLDRASIVCIRWFGGTRLGAGGLVRAYAGTAAMALDAAGTRTVYATTT, from the coding sequence GCGTACCGGACGCTCGCGCGCCCCGCGGAACGCGAGCGCGAGATTCGCGGGTCGCGGTTCCGGGCGCGGGTCGCGCCGATCGACGTGCCGGAGGACGCCGCCGCCCACCTGGCCGCCGCCCGCGCCGAACATCCCGACGCGACGCACCACGTGAGCGCCTGGCGGTTCGGGGACGCGATGGGGGCGGACGACGACGGCGAGCCGGGCGGCACGTCCGGCCGCCCGATGCTCGAGGTGCTCCTCAAACGCGACCTCGATCGCGCCTCGATCGTGTGCATCCGCTGGTTCGGGGGCACCCGCCTCGGGGCGGGCGGCCTCGTGCGGGCGTACGCCGGGACCGCCGCCATGGCGCTCGACGCCGCCGGTACCCGCACGGTGTACGCCACCACGAC